A single window of Salvia splendens isolate huo1 chromosome 8, SspV2, whole genome shotgun sequence DNA harbors:
- the LOC121743593 gene encoding protein ALTERED PHOSPHATE STARVATION RESPONSE 1-like — MGCAQSKIDNEESVSRCKERRNLMKEAVVARNAFASAHSGYSVSLKDTGAALSDFAGGEVPPPPLEAATADPPVVDLPPPPPPSAMGSNLPPPPPPLPSFSPIPPTPLQRAVTMPALSESVRKGKMKGVAVHEDDIYEEDEVEEEENEEDRFRRRKKGVEEAEVETPIRPPPNPSTTPSEIRGMAWDYFFMDNTPHSNLDEAVEGGDGGYGEEMNENLDQAFENVAGNDAFKTPEKQVGFEEFKTPEETPAPKFMHSNTAPPAVSRIVMGGNAAGNDNGVDLLKVLSEIDDHFLKASQSSQAVSKMLEATRLHYHSNFADNRGHIDHAARVMQVITWNKSFKGVPNGEAANDSFDPDDYETHATVLDKLLAWEKKLYEEIKAGELMKREYQRKVGVLNKLKKRNASAEQVEKAKAAVSHLHTRYIVDMQSLDSTVSEVNDIRDKQLFPKLVALVQGMTTMWESMCLHHNSQLEIVTGLKSLDISGVLIETTKHHHDRTKQLATVLEQWHSQFDKLVTGQRQYIGALSSWLKLNLIPIESSLKEKVSSPPRAPNPPIQPLLRAWHDYLEKLPDEVAKSAIASFAAVIKTIILHQEEEMKLKDKYDETRREYVRKKQAFEEWVHKYRNRRTPPDEGDPEKTGESGTKDQVAERQFVVESLKKRMDEEMEEHQKHCIQVREKSLGSLKIRLPEIFRALSDYANACYEAYEQLRLLSASQHPNPNAGA, encoded by the exons ATGGGGTGTGCGCAATCGAAAATAGACAATGAGGAATCGGTTTCTCGGTGTAAGGAGAGGAGGAATTTGATGAAGGAGGCTGTTGTTGCGAGGAATGCTTTTGCGTCGGCGCATTCCGGCTACTCCGTCTCGCTTAAAGACACCGGCGCCGCCCTGAGCGACTTCGCCGGCGGAGAggtcccgccgccgccgctggaAGCGGCGACGGCTGATCCCCCGGTTGTGGACCTGCCCCCGCCTCCCCCTCCGTCGGCAATGGGGTCGAACCTCCCTCCTCCTCCCCCACCGCTGCCGAGCTTCTCTCCCATACCGCCAACGCCGCTCCAACGGGCGGTGACTATGCCGGCATTGTCGGAGTCGGTTAGGAAGGGGAAGATGAAAGGAGTGGCTGTTCACGAGGATGACATCTACGAGGAGGACgaggtggaggaagaggagaatGAGGAGGATAGgtttcgtaggaggaagaaagGGGTTGAGGAGGCGGAAGTCGAGACACCGATAAGGCCGCCTCCTAACCCCTCCACGACTCCCTCGGAGATTAGAGGGATGGCGTGGGATTACTTCTTCATGGACAACACACCCCACTCGAATTTGGATGAGGCCGTGGAAGGGGGCGATGGTGGCTATGGCGAGGAAATGAATGAGAATCTCGATCAGGCGTTTGAGAATGTGGCCGGAAATGATGCGTTCAAGACTCCGGAGAAGCAAGTGGGGTTCGAGGAGTTCAAGACGCCTGAGGAGACGCCAGCCCCGAAGTTTATGCACTCCAACACCGCGCCTCCTGCAGTGAGCAGAATCGTTATGGGTGGGAATGCGGCAGGAAATGATAATGGTGTGGATTTGTTGAAGGTTTTGAGTGAGATCGACGATCATTTCCTTAAAGCTTCCCAAAGCTCGCAAGCCGTTTCAAAGATGCTCGAGGCCACAAGGTTGCATTACCATTCGAATTTCGCTGATAATCGAG GACACATCGACCATGCAGCTCGAGTCATGCAAGTTATTACTTGGAACAAATCCTTTAAGGGCGTGCCTAATGGCGAGGCAGCGAATGATAGCTTTGATCCAGATGATTACGAGACACATGCCACTGTTTTGGACAAGTTGCTAGCGTGGGAgaaaaagctatacgaagaaaTAAAG GCGGGCGAGCTTATGAAACGTGAATATCAACGAAAAGTTGGCGTGCTGAATAAGCTAAAGAAACGTAATGCTAGTGCCGAGCAAGTAGAGAAGGCAAAAGCTGCTGTTAGCCATTTGCATACGCGATATATAGTTGACATGCAATCCTTGGATTCGACCGTCTCAGAAGTCAATGATATCCGCGACAAGCAGTTATTTCCGAAGCTCGTGGCGCTCGTTCAAGG GATGACGACGATGTGGGAGTCTATGTGCCTACATCATAACAGCCAGCTCGAGATTGTCACGGGCCTCAAATCCCTCGACATCTCGGGCGTCCTGATCGAGACGACCAAGCACCATCACGACCGGACGAAGCAGCTCGCCACCGTCCTCGAGCAATGGCACTCGCAGTTCGATAAGCTTGTGACAGGCCAGAGGCAGTACATCGGCGCGCTCAGCAGCTGGCTGAAGCTGAATCTCATCCCAATCGAGAGCAGCTTgaaggagaaagtctcgtcaCCACCGAGAGCTCCGAACCCTCCGATCCAGCCACTGCTCCGGGCGTGGCACGACTACCTCGAGAAGCTCCCTGACGAGGTGGCGAAGAGCGCCATCGCGTCGTTTGCTGCGGTGATCAAGACCATCATCCTCCACCAGGAAGAGGAGATGAAGCTgaaggacaagtacgatgagaCGAGACGGGAGTATGTCCGGAAGAAGCAAGCCTTCGAGGAGTGGGTGCACAAGTACAGGAACCGCAGGACGCCCCCGGACGAGGGCGACCCCGAGAAGACCGGGGAGAGCGGGACGAAGGACCAGGTGGCGGAGAGGCAGTTCGTGGTTGAGAGTTTGAAGAAGCGGATGGACGAGGAGATGGAGGAGCATCAGAAGCATTGCATTCAGGTGCGGGAGAAGTCACTCGGAAGCCTCAAGATCCGGCTTCCAGAGATCTTCCGAGCTCTCTCGGACTACGCCAATGCATGCTATGAGGCGTACGAGCAGCTGAGATTGCTCTCAGCATCACAACATCCTAATCCAAATGCAGGAGCCTAA